A stretch of Amycolatopsis balhimycina FH 1894 DNA encodes these proteins:
- a CDS encoding serine hydrolase domain-containing protein: MPSPSTFSQTLRVPAGDPRSAADGRLQRLLTGLCHKHGVPAAQLVVHDGDRTSAVAVGAGVTAKFPAGSITKAFTAALAMLLVADGDLSPDDPLSEHLDGLGPQVGRPTVEQVLSHTGGLPAALGAAADGAGSGRRYLRACRDAGLIQPPGQGFSYSNAGYVLAGYVVEAITGMSWWEAMDTLLLDELGIAAAFVVEPGTRRRAGAHLSGHAVHAATGRARPVAQTLTPAEAAAGALALSAEDLAAFGLMFCGGDGPLPADLLGLMRRPVPGAEPFGLADGWGLGLAVYRGADADWAGHDGTADGTSCHLRVDPDHGRVVALTTNANTGSALWTDLVAALRADGLPVGDYELPSGLGRAAGPAADLSGRYTNGDLEYQVDVRADGGAVLVVDGEVYPELAMLRDGSFSVREPGTGRRIIGGRFLTDPATGAVSAMQAGGRVARRRRRAS; encoded by the coding sequence ATGCCCTCTCCTTCGACGTTTTCCCAGACTCTCCGGGTTCCGGCCGGGGACCCGCGGTCCGCGGCCGACGGGCGGCTGCAGCGGCTGCTCACCGGCCTGTGTCACAAGCACGGCGTGCCCGCCGCCCAGCTCGTCGTCCACGACGGCGACCGGACGAGCGCGGTGGCCGTCGGGGCCGGCGTCACAGCGAAGTTCCCGGCCGGCTCCATCACGAAGGCGTTCACCGCGGCGCTGGCGATGCTGCTCGTCGCCGACGGCGACCTGAGCCCGGACGACCCCCTTTCCGAGCACCTGGACGGCCTCGGGCCGCAGGTCGGCAGACCCACCGTCGAGCAGGTCCTGAGCCACACCGGCGGGTTGCCCGCCGCGCTCGGGGCCGCTGCCGACGGGGCCGGGTCGGGCCGCCGGTACCTGCGGGCGTGCCGCGACGCCGGGCTCATCCAGCCGCCCGGACAGGGCTTCTCCTATTCCAACGCCGGCTACGTGCTCGCCGGGTACGTGGTCGAAGCCATCACGGGGATGAGCTGGTGGGAGGCGATGGACACGCTGCTGCTCGACGAACTCGGGATCGCCGCAGCGTTCGTCGTCGAGCCGGGCACGCGACGCCGGGCCGGCGCCCACCTCAGCGGGCACGCCGTGCACGCCGCCACCGGCCGAGCCCGGCCCGTCGCGCAGACCCTGACCCCCGCCGAGGCCGCGGCCGGCGCGCTCGCGCTGAGCGCCGAAGACCTCGCTGCCTTCGGGCTCATGTTCTGCGGCGGGGACGGCCCGCTGCCGGCGGACCTGCTCGGGCTGATGCGCCGTCCGGTGCCGGGAGCGGAACCGTTCGGCCTGGCCGACGGCTGGGGTCTCGGCCTGGCGGTCTACCGGGGCGCCGACGCCGACTGGGCCGGTCACGACGGCACCGCCGACGGCACCTCGTGCCACCTGCGGGTGGACCCGGACCACGGCCGGGTCGTCGCGCTCACCACCAACGCGAACACCGGCTCGGCGCTGTGGACGGACCTGGTCGCCGCCCTGCGCGCCGACGGCCTGCCGGTCGGCGACTACGAGCTGCCCAGCGGCCTCGGCCGGGCCGCCGGCCCGGCCGCCGACCTGTCGGGCCGCTACACCAACGGCGACCTGGAGTACCAGGTCGACGTGCGCGCGGACGGCGGCGCCGTGCTCGTGGTCGACGGCGAGGTCTACCCCGAGCTGGCGATGCTGCGCGACGGGTCGTTCTCGGTGCGCGAACCCGGCACCGGCCGCCGGATCATCGGCGGCCGCTTCCTGACCGACCCGGCCACCGGGGCCGTCAGCGCCATGCAGGCCGGGGGCCGCGTCGCCCGGCGACGCCGCCGGGCGTCCTGA
- a CDS encoding MbtH family protein — MPEDAEFQVLVNDEGQYSLWPVANEIPAGWRADGFRGGRQECMDHVDEVWTDMRPLSLQRQMAADG; from the coding sequence ATGCCGGAAGACGCCGAATTCCAGGTACTGGTCAACGACGAAGGCCAGTACTCGCTGTGGCCGGTGGCGAACGAGATCCCCGCGGGCTGGCGCGCCGACGGGTTCCGCGGCGGCCGCCAGGAGTGCATGGACCACGTCGACGAGGTCTGGACCGACATGCGGCCGCTCAGTCTCCAGCGGCAGATGGCGGCCGACGGCTGA